In Campylobacter vicugnae, a genomic segment contains:
- a CDS encoding WD40 repeat domain-containing protein — protein MRFFVVLFMAITFLWADFELNLPANAVSVKLDNDDLLIGLDNGELYNYSIKTQELNKMIDLPKFSNYFDNDIAPKIFSIDKLDEVVAILYESDNGTKSLGILENGNLKSFKMPTDGVKKIFLLDSNHVIFVTLSSEVEYYNFKDGKVVFENKLTTSSTGDAAFDRKNGVIAIGIEGGVIFYFDTKLKRVVKQINAQKDTIYSVGIDGKLLISGSADKKSYFNNGSKEFYYEAKFLVYCVGVGANKGAFSTENSIKVINQNGEIIKDINYDGASLNYLIFNDEYLIGSSYDNKIYFWSM, from the coding sequence ATGAGATTTTTTGTAGTTTTATTTATGGCTATTACATTTTTATGGGCTGATTTTGAGCTAAATTTGCCTGCAAATGCTGTAAGTGTCAAGCTTGATAATGATGATCTATTAATAGGGCTTGATAATGGTGAGCTTTATAATTATAGCATAAAGACTCAAGAGCTAAATAAGATGATAGATCTACCAAAGTTCTCAAATTATTTTGATAATGATATCGCTCCAAAGATATTTAGCATTGATAAGCTTGATGAAGTAGTGGCCATCTTGTATGAAAGTGATAATGGAACCAAGTCGCTTGGTATTTTAGAAAATGGAAATTTAAAGAGCTTTAAAATGCCTACTGATGGAGTTAAAAAGATATTTTTACTCGATAGTAATCATGTAATTTTTGTTACTTTAAGCAGTGAAGTTGAGTATTATAACTTCAAAGATGGTAAGGTTGTCTTTGAAAATAAATTAACTACTTCAAGTACTGGAGATGCTGCTTTTGATAGAAAAAATGGTGTTATAGCTATTGGGATTGAAGGTGGTGTGATATTCTACTTTGATACTAAACTTAAAAGAGTTGTAAAGCAAATAAATGCCCAAAAAGATACAATTTATAGTGTTGGTATCGATGGGAAGCTTTTAATTAGTGGTTCTGCTGATAAAAAATCATATTTTAATAACGGCTCAAAAGAGTTTTATTATGAGGCTAAATTTTTAGTATATTGTGTAGGAGTAGGTGCTAATAAAGGTGCATTTAGTACAGAAAATAGCATTAAGGTTATAAATCAAAATGGGGAGATTATCAAAGATATTAATTATGATGGTGCTTCTTTAAACTATCTAATATTTAATGATGAGTATCTAATTGGTTCAAGCTATGATAATAAAATATATTTTTGGAGTATGTAA
- the truA gene encoding tRNA pseudouridine(38-40) synthase TruA yields MMKIALKYSYDGSKFSGSQTQPNVQAVEDAINEALNHVGIYEPVLSGSRTDKGVHALNQISTVHCGDFWNLNRLKDQISRHLNPYINLKDIWIVDQDFHPRFSAVAREYRYIIYHGDKSPFLSDFVYFYPNLDLKRLNLALACFIGKQDFKPYYKVGSGEKSTIREIYKAYAYQIQKSAFSINRYSDKPNLTIIKFRANGFLRAQVRLMVANSIKAATSDEKLEEFIEFHKAQKPLTKMPAPPNGLYLKKVFFK; encoded by the coding sequence CTGATGAAAATTGCTCTAAAATATAGCTATGATGGATCTAAATTTAGCGGTTCTCAAACTCAACCAAATGTCCAAGCCGTAGAAGATGCTATAAATGAAGCATTAAATCATGTAGGAATTTATGAACCAGTACTATCAGGCTCTAGAACCGATAAAGGCGTTCATGCATTAAACCAAATATCAACCGTACATTGCGGTGATTTTTGGAATTTAAATAGATTAAAAGATCAAATTAGCCGTCATCTTAACCCATATATTAATCTTAAGGATATATGGATTGTAGATCAAGATTTTCATCCTAGATTTAGTGCAGTAGCTAGAGAGTATAGATATATAATCTATCACGGTGATAAATCACCATTTTTGAGTGATTTTGTATATTTTTATCCAAATTTAGACCTAAAAAGGTTAAATTTAGCACTTGCTTGCTTTATTGGTAAGCAAGATTTTAAACCATATTATAAGGTTGGAAGTGGTGAAAAATCAACTATTAGAGAGATTTATAAAGCCTATGCATATCAGATTCAAAAATCTGCATTTAGTATAAATAGGTATAGTGATAAGCCAAATTTAACTATTATTAAATTTAGAGCCAATGGCTTTTTAAGAGCTCAAGTTAGGCTAATGGTTGCAAACTCTATAAAAGCTGCAACTAGCGATGAAAAGCTAGAGGAGTTTATAGAGTTTCACAAAGCTCAAAAACCATTAACTAAAATGCCAGCCCCACCAAATGGATTATATTTAAAAAAGGTGTTTTTTAAGTAG
- a CDS encoding MacB family efflux pump subunit, translated as MIKLSGIRKSFKVGDTQTEVLKGIDLEIKKGEFVAIIGQSGSGKSTLMNILGCLDTPTSGKYELDGKDISKFNKDDLSYLRLKKFGFIFQRYNLLSSNDVKSNVALPGIYAGIDKDTRLSRAKELLSKLGLEHKIDTMPNYLSGGQQQRVSIARALMNGGEILLCDEPTGALDSASGVMVMQILKELHKDGHTIIIVTHDKDIASWANRIIEIKDGNIIKDDIKNNQCYEKSSKNISIESNFKALKDRLIESFMMSIGAIKSHKLRSFLTMLGIIIGIASVICVVALAKGSEQKILANINSMGTNTITLNLGKNFGDRNARKLKDFSIESYKMLESLSFVDYATPRINATGLLTYGNKNIDASLRSGSENLLNVSGVTITHGRDFEFDDLRFSRSNIIIDDLTQKEFFDGVDPIGKIIIFNKQPFTIIGVGYKDPGSYGADNITVYLPYTTAVNKLTGQQNIRSIIVKINDEVNAQVAESGIIEAMSSIRGTKDFFTINSDTIMQTVQSTVNSMSLLISGVAFISLMVGGIGVMNIMLVSVFERTKEIGIRMAIGAKSRDILLQFLIEAILLCAIGGVIGVGLAYLVGTIINALDTGFTMIFSTASIVIAIGVSSLIGIIFGYIPAKNASKLNPIDALLRD; from the coding sequence ATGATTAAACTAAGTGGAATTCGTAAATCCTTCAAAGTCGGTGATACTCAAACTGAGGTATTAAAAGGTATAGATTTAGAGATAAAAAAGGGTGAGTTTGTAGCTATCATAGGGCAATCTGGTAGCGGCAAGAGTACGCTTATGAATATCTTGGGTTGTCTAGATACTCCAACAAGCGGTAAATATGAGCTTGATGGTAAAGATATAAGTAAATTTAATAAAGATGATCTATCATATCTTAGATTAAAGAAATTTGGCTTTATCTTTCAGCGTTATAATCTACTTAGCTCCAACGATGTTAAAAGCAATGTTGCCTTGCCTGGGATTTATGCTGGAATAGATAAAGATACTAGACTTAGCAGAGCTAAAGAACTTTTATCTAAGCTTGGACTAGAGCATAAAATCGATACAATGCCAAACTATCTAAGTGGCGGTCAGCAGCAGCGTGTAAGTATTGCTAGAGCGCTGATGAACGGCGGTGAGATTTTGCTATGTGATGAGCCTACTGGAGCGCTTGATAGTGCTAGTGGCGTGATGGTAATGCAGATCTTAAAAGAGCTTCACAAAGATGGCCATACAATTATAATAGTAACACATGATAAAGATATAGCGAGTTGGGCAAATCGTATCATAGAGATTAAAGATGGAAATATAATTAAAGATGATATAAAAAATAATCAATGTTATGAAAAAAGCTCTAAAAATATATCTATAGAATCAAATTTTAAAGCTTTAAAAGATCGCTTAATAGAGAGCTTTATGATGAGTATTGGAGCGATTAAATCGCATAAGCTTAGATCATTTTTGACTATGCTTGGTATTATTATAGGTATTGCTTCTGTTATTTGCGTAGTTGCCTTAGCTAAGGGTAGCGAACAAAAAATTCTAGCCAATATCAATAGCATGGGAACAAATACAATTACTTTGAATTTGGGTAAAAACTTTGGCGATAGAAATGCTAGGAAGTTAAAAGATTTTAGTATTGAAAGCTATAAGATGCTTGAGAGTCTTAGTTTTGTAGATTATGCTACGCCTAGGATTAATGCTACTGGATTGCTCACATATGGCAATAAAAATATAGATGCAAGCCTAAGAAGTGGAAGTGAAAATTTGCTTAATGTCTCTGGGGTAACAATTACGCATGGTAGGGATTTTGAATTTGATGATTTAAGATTTTCAAGATCAAATATTATAATTGATGATTTAACTCAAAAAGAGTTCTTTGATGGTGTTGATCCTATCGGTAAGATAATTATATTTAATAAGCAACCTTTTACTATTATAGGAGTTGGTTATAAAGACCCTGGATCGTATGGTGCTGATAATATTACTGTATATCTGCCATATACTACAGCAGTAAATAAATTAACAGGCCAACAAAACATTCGCTCAATAATTGTAAAAATTAATGATGAGGTAAATGCTCAAGTAGCTGAGAGCGGGATAATAGAGGCTATGAGTTCTATACGAGGGACAAAGGACTTTTTTACTATAAATTCAGATACTATTATGCAAACCGTTCAAAGCACTGTAAATTCAATGAGTCTTTTAATCTCTGGAGTGGCTTTTATCTCACTGATGGTTGGCGGAATTGGAGTTATGAATATTATGCTTGTAAGTGTATTTGAAAGAACTAAAGAGATTGGTATTCGTATGGCAATTGGTGCTAAAAGTAGAGATATTTTACTACAATTTTTAATAGAGGCGATATTGCTATGTGCTATTGGCGGGGTAAT
- the coaBC gene encoding bifunctional phosphopantothenoylcysteine decarboxylase/phosphopantothenate--cysteine ligase CoaBC: protein MKNKNILLAVCGSISFYKAYEILSLLKKNGANVKVLLSDGVLKFATPVGFEALSDGVLTSFNESWTNGLDHISFSKNDLLIIAPASANSINKIANGIADNIFLQTILAASCPKIIAPAANNNMLDNPATIRNLKILNDDGFTIIEPITKTLACGDYGKGALNEPWLIVETAKRVLNQDEFYKGKKVIITGGPTTEKIDDARAITNHSSGKMAKALADSFYYAGADVVFISSIDFNAPYKIIKFKSSDQLNSILNQQIVAPDDILVMCAAVSDFICVNPKDGKIKKDQMGDKIELKLNIDILKNLNLKCKKIGFKMEMDAKNALNNATNMLKNKNLDAVCLNILGDDIKFGSNETKISFITKDTVIQTSLAQKEIIASQITKLAKNI from the coding sequence ATGAAAAATAAAAATATTCTCTTAGCAGTTTGTGGAAGTATTAGTTTTTATAAGGCTTATGAAATTTTAAGTCTGCTTAAAAAAAATGGAGCAAATGTTAAAGTATTACTAAGCGATGGAGTTCTTAAATTTGCTACTCCAGTGGGCTTTGAAGCTCTTAGCGATGGTGTTTTAACATCGTTTAATGAAAGCTGGACAAATGGCTTAGATCATATAAGCTTTAGTAAAAATGATCTGCTTATCATCGCACCAGCATCAGCTAATAGTATCAATAAAATTGCAAATGGAATAGCTGATAATATATTTTTACAAACAATTCTAGCAGCCTCTTGTCCTAAGATTATAGCTCCAGCTGCTAATAATAATATGCTAGATAATCCAGCTACAATTCGAAATTTAAAAATCTTAAATGATGATGGTTTTACAATTATTGAGCCAATTACTAAAACTTTAGCTTGTGGAGATTATGGAAAAGGTGCATTAAATGAGCCATGGCTAATTGTAGAAACTGCCAAAAGAGTATTAAACCAAGATGAGTTTTACAAAGGCAAAAAGGTTATAATCACCGGTGGTCCAACAACTGAAAAAATAGATGATGCAAGAGCTATTACCAATCACTCAAGCGGTAAAATGGCTAAAGCTTTAGCTGATAGTTTTTACTATGCTGGGGCTGATGTTGTATTTATTAGCTCTATTGATTTTAACGCCCCATATAAGATAATCAAATTTAAAAGCTCAGATCAATTAAATAGCATATTAAATCAGCAAATAGTTGCTCCAGATGATATATTAGTAATGTGTGCAGCAGTTAGTGATTTTATCTGTGTTAATCCCAAAGATGGAAAGATCAAAAAAGATCAAATGGGGGATAAAATTGAGTTAAAATTAAATATCGATATATTAAAAAATCTAAATTTAAAGTGCAAAAAAATTGGCTTTAAAATGGAAATGGACGCTAAAAACGCTCTAAATAATGCTACAAATATGCTAAAAAATAAAAATCTTGATGCAGTATGTTTAAATATCTTAGGAGATGATATTAAATTTGGCTCTAATGAGACCAAAATAAGCTTTATAACCAAAGATACAGTTATACAAACAAGCCTAGCACAAAAAGAGATAATCGCATCACAAATTACTAAATTGGCAAAAAATATATGA
- a CDS encoding efflux RND transporter periplasmic adaptor subunit, translating into MKISKKLLIITGLIAVSGAVLWWGLKDDESKDEYITTVVKRGDIIQSVDAVGEVFASNLVDVGAQVSGQIKELYVKVGDKIKAGDKIAQIDSIKQQNTLDQQLAALEILEAKLNSAKISADIALKQYKREQNLAKQNATSQESLENAKDNYSLKLATLKEIQAQIKQTGIEINTAKTNLGYTDIRAPFDGVVVSVPVEVGQTINANQTTPTLVNIADLSKMEIRLQVSEGDIPNIKVGNRVEYSILSNNFKKYNAQISSIDPGLTTLSDGKYSTSNSNSSSTSSSSAVYYYAKVNVDNNDETLRIGMTTENKIIIAENKDVLYLPTMAIKSDKNGKFVFIKNKEEIEQRAITTGITNGINTQIVSGLSEGEEVIYFHLNSASMQNMINNSRRPTMRL; encoded by the coding sequence ATGAAAATTTCAAAAAAATTATTAATTATTACCGGTCTTATAGCTGTTAGTGGGGCTGTTTTATGGTGGGGATTAAAAGATGATGAGTCAAAAGATGAGTATATCACAACAGTTGTTAAACGCGGAGATATCATACAAAGTGTAGATGCAGTAGGTGAGGTATTTGCTAGTAATCTAGTAGATGTTGGTGCTCAAGTAAGTGGTCAGATAAAAGAGCTGTATGTAAAAGTAGGCGATAAGATAAAAGCTGGAGATAAAATAGCTCAAATAGATAGCATAAAACAACAAAATACACTAGATCAGCAATTAGCAGCTTTGGAGATTTTAGAGGCTAAGTTAAACTCAGCTAAAATTTCAGCTGATATTGCACTAAAGCAGTATAAAAGAGAGCAAAATCTAGCAAAACAAAATGCTACAAGCCAAGAGAGTTTAGAAAATGCAAAAGATAATTATAGTTTAAAATTAGCTACATTAAAAGAGATACAAGCCCAAATCAAACAGACTGGAATCGAGATTAATACTGCTAAAACAAATTTGGGTTATACTGATATTAGAGCGCCATTTGATGGAGTTGTAGTATCTGTGCCAGTAGAAGTTGGTCAAACTATTAACGCCAATCAAACAACTCCAACCTTAGTAAATATCGCAGATTTAAGCAAAATGGAGATAAGATTGCAAGTTAGCGAAGGAGATATACCAAATATTAAAGTAGGAAATAGAGTAGAATACTCAATTTTATCAAATAATTTTAAAAAATATAATGCACAAATTAGCTCAATTGACCCAGGTTTGACTACTTTAAGTGATGGCAAATACTCCACTTCAAATTCAAATTCAAGCAGTACTAGCTCAAGTTCAGCTGTATATTATTATGCTAAGGTAAATGTAGATAATAACGATGAGACTCTTCGCATAGGTATGACAACAGAGAATAAAATAATAATTGCTGAAAATAAAGATGTATTATATTTACCAACGATGGCTATAAAATCAGATAAAAATGGTAAATTTGTTTTTATTAAAAATAAAGAAGAGATAGAACAAAGAGCTATAACAACTGGAATTACAAATGGTATAAATACTCAAATAGTTAGCGGATTAAGCGAGGGTGAAGAGGTTATATATTTTCATCTAAATTCAGCTAGTATGCAAAATATGATAAACAATTCTAGAAGACCGACGATGAGGTTATAA
- a CDS encoding 4Fe-4S dicluster domain-containing protein translates to MIDRRNLFAKFRQREPAFITPPYFSGEFDCIDCPAPCVQSCHRELLEIDSDRVKFNPNKLGCNFCKECAIACESIGKSVLNLAYPAKINASVEINTATCLAWNEVICYNCLDVCKFRAIEYLGMFRPTVNSRCVGCSECVSVCVNNSVIIRGN, encoded by the coding sequence ATGATAGATAGGCGAAATCTCTTTGCTAAATTTAGGCAAAGAGAGCCTGCTTTTATAACTCCACCATATTTTAGTGGAGAATTTGATTGTATAGATTGCCCTGCGCCTTGTGTGCAAAGTTGTCATAGGGAGCTTCTTGAGATTGATAGCGATAGGGTTAAGTTTAATCCCAATAAGCTTGGTTGTAATTTTTGCAAAGAGTGCGCTATAGCGTGTGAATCTATAGGTAAGAGCGTGTTAAATTTGGCTTATCCGGCTAAAATAAATGCAAGCGTAGAGATAAATACGGCTACTTGTTTGGCATGGAATGAAGTTATATGTTATAACTGTTTAGATGTATGCAAATTTAGAGCGATTGAGTATTTGGGTATGTTTAGACCTACTGTTAATAGTAGATGCGTAGGGTGTAGTGAGTGTGTGAGTGTATGTGTAAATAACTCGGTGATTATAAGGGGAAATTAA
- a CDS encoding prepilin peptidase has protein sequence MLLVFFVFGVCLGSFATVLINRLPLGQDFILSRSRCPKCHKKLSPYELIPIFSWIFLKRECKGCKSKISAIYIISEILIGFLAIFAYFIDSNLILALLLVIIFTIFYTLSIIDLRLKAVPNGLLMSGYFLAIIYAFINDMSNIIDSFTIIGIMVILKSTLILRHNNKGKNIEPMGDGDSIFIASMVAILGLEWGFIALFIAALIQLVIHLIKKDRAIAFIPALFIGFIAILSIKNFTNINLGLI, from the coding sequence ATGCTATTGGTATTTTTTGTTTTTGGGGTATGTCTTGGCTCTTTTGCTACTGTATTGATAAATCGATTACCGCTTGGACAAGATTTTATACTATCTCGTAGCCGTTGTCCAAAATGCCACAAAAAATTAAGCCCATATGAGCTTATACCAATATTTTCATGGATATTTTTAAAAAGAGAGTGTAAAGGCTGTAAAAGCAAGATATCAGCCATATATATAATATCTGAAATCTTAATTGGTTTTTTAGCTATTTTTGCATATTTTATAGACTCAAATTTAATCTTAGCTCTACTTTTAGTAATAATTTTTACCATTTTTTATACTCTTAGCATAATAGATTTAAGACTAAAGGCTGTACCAAATGGTCTATTAATGAGTGGATATTTTTTGGCTATAATTTATGCTTTTATAAACGATATGAGCAATATCATAGACTCTTTTACGATTATTGGTATTATGGTGATTTTAAAAAGCACCCTAATCTTACGCCATAACAATAAAGGTAAAAATATAGAACCAATGGGAGATGGCGATAGTATATTTATAGCTTCTATGGTAGCAATTTTAGGACTTGAGTGGGGTTTTATCGCTTTATTTATAGCTGCTTTAATTCAGCTTGTAATTCATTTAATTAAAAAAGATAGAGCAATAGCTTTTATTCCAGCACTATTTATAGGATTTATCGCTATTTTATCAATTAAAAATTTTACCAATATAAACTTAGGATTAATATGA
- a CDS encoding LptF/LptG family permease, whose amino-acid sequence MNRVNRYLFSSFLSTFASLFATLFLIVSIVFFIQIARITSYIDISFFELLKLYLFMLPQILLFTIPIGFFVALAMSFFRLSRENESIVIFTLGYNPKDIAKFFLKISTILSITLLFIALVAMPTAMNLNNNFVAYKKTKLSLNIKPSEFGQKFGEWMVFIDKQNIDENLSKYENIVLYNHNKDNERFITASSGDITNENARLNLILKDGYIYDIKDNKWNVSKYDFLTIRSNIKDDSSDNFSIYNYWKQASSDPKVAKNLTIYCLIALFPLASTLFALSFGIVTYRYEKGMVYIGIFAVLSAYFTAILLLSKHPFYGIPLVFVVTFLLSQVAFINKVVKKY is encoded by the coding sequence ATGAACAGGGTTAATAGATATCTATTTTCAAGCTTTTTATCAACTTTTGCCTCTTTATTTGCTACGCTATTTTTAATAGTTTCAATTGTATTTTTTATCCAAATTGCTAGAATTACTAGCTATATAGATATTAGTTTTTTTGAGCTTCTTAAATTATATCTATTTATGCTTCCACAAATTCTACTTTTTACTATACCTATTGGGTTTTTTGTTGCTTTAGCGATGAGTTTTTTTCGTCTTTCAAGGGAGAATGAAAGTATTGTAATTTTTACCCTAGGATACAATCCAAAAGATATAGCCAAATTTTTTCTAAAAATATCAACTATACTATCAATTACGCTATTATTTATAGCTCTTGTTGCGATGCCTACTGCAATGAATTTAAATAACAACTTTGTAGCATATAAAAAAACCAAACTAAGCCTAAATATAAAACCAAGCGAATTTGGGCAGAAATTTGGCGAGTGGATGGTATTTATAGATAAGCAAAATATAGATGAGAATCTCTCAAAATATGAAAATATTGTTTTATATAATCACAACAAAGATAACGAAAGATTTATTACTGCTAGTAGTGGCGATATCACAAATGAAAATGCAAGACTAAATTTAATCTTAAAAGATGGCTATATTTATGATATTAAAGATAACAAATGGAATGTTTCAAAATATGATTTTCTTACAATTCGTTCCAATATCAAAGATGATTCTAGTGATAATTTTAGTATATACAACTACTGGAAACAAGCCAGTAGCGATCCAAAAGTTGCTAAAAACCTTACAATATACTGCCTTATTGCCCTATTCCCTCTAGCTAGCACTCTATTTGCACTAAGCTTTGGAATTGTTACATATAGATATGAAAAAGGTATGGTATATATTGGAATATTTGCTGTTTTATCGGCATATTTTACAGCAATTTTACTACTATCTAAACATCCATTTTATGGAATTCCGCTTGTTTTTGTGGTTACATTTTTATTAAGTCAAGTAGCATTTATAAATAAAGTAGTAAAAAAATACTGA
- the glmU gene encoding bifunctional UDP-N-acetylglucosamine diphosphorylase/glucosamine-1-phosphate N-acetyltransferase GlmU produces MMKNISIIILAAGNGTRMKSPKSKVLHTLSGRSMIAHVVEKSLQISDDITVVLGYQFDEVSSEINREFNNINIVAQDTINFPGTAGAVMAAKPKFDKTLIICADMPLVATSELISLTQSNSDITIAAFESKDPFGYGRVVKNGDQVIKIVEQKDANEDEKAINLCNAGAYCFNTALLNSVLPQINNQNASNEYYLTDAIELALKAGKSVSSVLVNEQNFMGINDKLALSKAENIMQEQIKANLMKNGVIIRLPQTVFIDSRAKFEGECEIESGCVIKGDCLIKNSIIKSSSVIEYSTVIDSDIGPMAHLRPKSHIVSTHIGNFVELKNANLNSVKAGHLSYLGDCQIDSGTNVGCGTITCNYDGKNKHKTIIGKNVFIGSDTQLIAPLNIADDTLIAAGSSVTHDSQKGDLIIARAKQNNKSGFFYKFFGKKDEK; encoded by the coding sequence ATCATGAAAAATATATCAATAATTATACTAGCAGCTGGCAATGGGACTCGTATGAAATCACCTAAATCTAAAGTTCTACACACTCTAAGTGGTAGATCAATGATTGCCCATGTAGTAGAAAAATCACTACAAATATCTGATGATATCACAGTAGTTTTAGGCTATCAATTTGATGAAGTAAGCTCAGAGATAAATAGAGAATTTAACAATATAAATATTGTCGCTCAAGATACTATCAACTTTCCTGGAACTGCTGGAGCTGTAATGGCAGCAAAACCTAAATTTGATAAAACTCTAATAATATGTGCTGATATGCCACTAGTTGCAACTAGCGAACTAATATCGCTAACTCAATCAAATTCTGATATAACTATAGCTGCTTTTGAATCTAAAGATCCTTTTGGATATGGTAGAGTGGTAAAAAATGGCGATCAAGTTATCAAAATAGTAGAACAAAAAGATGCCAACGAAGATGAAAAAGCGATCAATCTATGCAACGCTGGGGCTTACTGCTTTAATACGGCTTTATTAAATTCAGTCCTACCGCAAATAAATAACCAAAATGCAAGCAATGAATACTATCTAACAGACGCCATAGAACTAGCGTTAAAAGCTGGCAAAAGCGTAAGTTCTGTCTTAGTAAATGAGCAAAACTTTATGGGTATTAATGACAAATTAGCTCTAAGCAAAGCTGAAAATATAATGCAAGAGCAGATAAAAGCAAATTTGATGAAAAATGGCGTTATCATTAGACTTCCTCAAACTGTATTTATAGATAGCAGAGCCAAATTTGAAGGAGAGTGCGAGATAGAGAGTGGCTGTGTGATTAAAGGCGATTGTCTTATTAAAAACTCTATAATTAAAAGCAGTTCAGTTATAGAGTATAGCACCGTAATTGATAGCGATATTGGCCCGATGGCACACCTAAGACCAAAAAGCCACATAGTCTCTACTCACATTGGCAATTTTGTAGAGCTTAAAAATGCAAATTTAAATAGTGTAAAAGCTGGCCATTTAAGCTATTTGGGAGATTGCCAAATTGATAGTGGAACAAATGTAGGATGTGGTACAATCACTTGCAACTACGATGGTAAAAACAAACATAAAACCATAATAGGCAAAAATGTATTTATAGGTAGCGATACACAGCTTATTGCGCCACTAAATATCGCTGATGATACTCTAATAGCAGCAGGTTCAAGCGTAACACACGATAGTCAAAAAGGCGACCTAATTATAGCTAGAGCCAAACAAAATAATAAAAGCGGATTCTTTTATAAATTCTTTGGTAAAAAAGATGAAAAATAA
- a CDS encoding chaperone NapD — MNNISSVVITLMNPNLCEEVATKIDKISNCEVAAKENDKIVAIIESADLDGELATFKMLEQIEGVSTVAMIYSYQDLEGDISKANSNDIGSIVRKIDEMDVKDIKYNGNPNI, encoded by the coding sequence ATGAATAATATATCAAGTGTGGTTATAACTCTAATGAATCCTAATCTTTGCGAAGAAGTGGCTACGAAGATAGATAAGATTTCAAACTGCGAAGTAGCTGCTAAAGAAAATGATAAGATAGTAGCTATCATAGAGTCTGCAGATTTAGATGGAGAGTTAGCTACTTTTAAAATGTTAGAACAAATAGAAGGCGTAAGTACTGTAGCTATGATATATAGCTATCAAGATTTAGAAGGCGATATATCTAAAGCCAACTCAAATGATATAGGTAGTATAGTGCGCAAAATAGATGAAATGGATGTTAAAGATATAAAATATAATGGTAATCCAAATATTTAA
- the uppS gene encoding polyprenyl diphosphate synthase, which translates to MNILNHLAIIMDGNGRWAKNRSLVRTNGHKKGADVVNDIAIYCAKNNIKNLTLYAFSTENWKRPKSEVDFLLNLLLKFIKLKEGLFLQNNIRFHTIGDLSPFSNELKDAIANLKNKTQNNNGLNLILAINYGSQNEIVRAVNLALENGYKITEQSIAKHLDSASFGDVDLLIRTGGEQRLSNFLLWQSSYAELAFTPTLWPDFNSKELEDIISKFKSTHRKFGAI; encoded by the coding sequence ATGAATATATTAAATCATCTAGCTATAATTATGGATGGCAATGGAAGATGGGCTAAAAATCGCTCTTTAGTGCGGACTAACGGCCATAAAAAAGGCGCAGATGTAGTAAATGATATTGCCATATATTGTGCTAAAAATAATATAAAAAATTTAACACTTTATGCCTTTAGCACAGAAAACTGGAAACGGCCAAAAAGCGAAGTTGATTTTTTACTAAATTTGCTTTTGAAATTTATCAAACTCAAAGAGGGGCTTTTTTTACAAAACAATATTAGATTTCATACCATAGGTGATTTAAGTCCATTTAGCAATGAACTAAAAGACGCCATAGCAAATCTAAAAAACAAAACCCAAAACAATAATGGACTAAATTTAATCCTAGCAATAAATTATGGAAGTCAAAATGAAATTGTAAGAGCTGTAAATTTAGCTCTTGAAAATGGATATAAAATTACAGAACAAAGCATAGCCAAACATCTAGATAGTGCTAGCTTTGGAGATGTGGATCTACTTATTCGAACTGGCGGAGAACAAAGGCTTAGCAACTTTTTATTATGGCAGTCTAGCTATGCAGAACTAGCATTTACGCCAACTCTTTGGCCAGATTTTAACAGCAAAGAACTTGAAGATATTATATCTAAGTTTAAATCCACTCATCGTAAATTTGGGGCAATTTAA